The region TCGGGAACAGCTTTAAGAAGATTATACATGAGGATTATGTCAACCATGGAAGTCTCATCAATAATAATCACATCACAATCCAGGGGATTTTCTTCATTTTTCTTATATCCCTCAGGCGGCTTATACTCTAGAAGCCGGTGAATGGTTTTCGCATCCATGCCTGTAGCTTCAGATAACCTCTTGGCAGCTCTTCCTGTAGGAGCAGCCAGTAGAACCTTTGCACTAATTTTTTGGAAGACCTTTATTATAGCCAGGGTTGTAGTAGTCTTGCCTGTACCTGGCCCCCCTGTAAGGACCATAAATTTTGATTTCGCTGCTGTTTTTATAGCCTCAATCTGTACATCATCATATTTAATACCGCACTCACGCTGAACCTGCTCTAATACCCTGGTGAGATCAAAAGAATTATAAATACTCCGTACCGACAGTATTTCCTTTATCCTTTTTGCAGTACCTATTTCACTATAATAGAAAGGCGGAAGATAAATGGCATCATCCACATCAGCTATTATCGAACCCTCGTCAATCATGCGGTAAATGGTGGATTCAATAAGTTCTTTGTCTATTTCAAGTATTTTTTCGGCTTCTTCGATGAGCTGTCCTTTTTCTGCATAACAGTGTCCATCGTTTGAAAGCTCGTTAAGGACATATATTATGCCTGAACGGCAACGCTCAAATGAATTTTTATCATATCCAAGTTGCCTGGCGATTTTATCGGCAGTTTTAAACCCGATACCCCAAATATCATCGGCAAGCCTGAAGGGGTTGGACTTTACAATATTTATGCTTTCATTGCCATAGGTTTTGTAAATTTTAACGGCATAGGAAGTGGAAACACCGTTACTCTGAAGGAAAAGCATGACATTTTTAATTTCTTTCTGTTCCTGCCATGCCTTTTTAATCATTTCAAGCCTTTTTGGTCCAATCCCCTCCACCTGTGCAAGCCTGTCAGGCTCTTCCTCGATAACTCTTATGGTATCTTCCTTAAACTGCTTGACTATTTTCTTTGAATATATCGGTCCTATACCTTTAATCAAACCGCTACCCAGGTATTTTTCAATGCCTGCTACGGTTGCAGGCACAGTTTCATAATATTCCAAGGCATTAAACTGCCTGCCGTATTTGCTGTCGAATTTCCATTCCCCTTTAAGTCTTACAGTGGCACCGACATTAACAGCAGCAAGGTTGCCTACAACAGTAACAAGTTCAGCAAAACCTTTCGATTTTATTTTTATAACGGAAAAACCGTTTTCTTCATTACAATAAGTGATTCTTTCCACCACTCCGCTCAAAATTTCCATTATATCCTACGCTCTCTTTGCTCAAAACATTCATTATATCCTACGCTCACTCTGCTGTTTGCTTACATGCCATCATGGATTAAACGGCCTGATACTATTATACCATTAGTAT is a window of Bacillota bacterium DNA encoding:
- a CDS encoding ATP-dependent RecD-like DNA helicase; its protein translation is MEILSGVVERITYCNEENGFSVIKIKSKGFAELVTVVGNLAAVNVGATVRLKGEWKFDSKYGRQFNALEYYETVPATVAGIEKYLGSGLIKGIGPIYSKKIVKQFKEDTIRVIEEEPDRLAQVEGIGPKRLEMIKKAWQEQKEIKNVMLFLQSNGVSTSYAVKIYKTYGNESINIVKSNPFRLADDIWGIGFKTADKIARQLGYDKNSFERCRSGIIYVLNELSNDGHCYAEKGQLIEEAEKILEIDKELIESTIYRMIDEGSIIADVDDAIYLPPFYYSEIGTAKRIKEILSVRSIYNSFDLTRVLEQVQRECGIKYDDVQIEAIKTAAKSKFMVLTGGPGTGKTTTTLAIIKVFQKISAKVLLAAPTGRAAKRLSEATGMDAKTIHRLLEYKPPEGYKKNEENPLDCDVIIIDETSMVDIILMYNLLKAVPDHAIVILVGDVDQLPSVGAGNVLKDIIESGIVNVVRLTRIFRQALGSAIITNAHRINKGEFPILKGGRNNDFFFIEEEDPQKIVETIKGLCTSRLPLYYKVNPINDIQVLSPMQRGETGAYNLNLVLQETLNPSEISIKYGGTVYKLNDKVMQIKNNYEKNVFNGDIGIITRIDTEDRVVTISFDENEVEYDATELDEIVLAYATTVHKSQGSEFSIVVSPVTTQHYIMLQRNLLYTCVTRAKKAIVLVGTKKAIGIAVSNNKTQKRNTMLAMRLKH